A single window of Magnetococcus marinus MC-1 DNA harbors:
- a CDS encoding HyaD/HybD family hydrogenase maturation endopeptidase, whose amino-acid sequence MYTENKEILVLGLGNILMQDEGVGVRAVEALECRYIVPDCVTLMDGGTTGTELLQPMRGVKQLIVADAIHTGDANGTLVRIADEQVPAFFQTKLSNHQLGLSDLLALLSLTDEQPEHVTIVGLVPHSLENRLGLTPEAEQGVEAMVAQLVVELERLGVELVKRAQPLRGFWQQQAALERVKCA is encoded by the coding sequence ATGTATACGGAAAATAAAGAGATACTGGTTTTGGGCTTGGGTAACATCCTTATGCAGGATGAAGGGGTGGGGGTGCGCGCGGTGGAGGCGCTGGAGTGCCGCTATATTGTACCCGATTGCGTGACCCTTATGGATGGTGGTACCACCGGTACAGAGCTGTTGCAGCCCATGCGCGGGGTGAAGCAGTTGATTGTGGCCGATGCCATCCATACCGGGGATGCCAATGGCACTTTGGTGCGCATTGCCGATGAGCAGGTGCCTGCCTTTTTTCAGACCAAGCTCTCCAACCATCAGTTGGGTTTGTCGGATCTGCTGGCGCTATTGAGCTTAACCGATGAGCAGCCGGAACATGTGACCATTGTGGGGTTGGTGCCCCACAGCTTGGAGAATAGGCTGGGTTTGACGCCAGAGGCCGAGCAGGGGGTGGAGGCGATGGTGGCCCAGTTGGTGGTGGAGCTTGAGCGGTTGGGGGTCGAACTGGTTAAGCGGGCGCAGCCGCTGCGGGGTTTTTGGCAACAGCAAGCGGCGTTGGAGCGGGTAAAATGTGCTTAG
- the hybE gene encoding [NiFe]-hydrogenase assembly chaperone HybE encodes MDAQSLMQQLETTFTAIHKNQMQGIPLLNPMIRVEAVGFQRWQVGWLGVVITPWLMNLVYIPDDASALEAAPLGDKQVHRFPERSYTMLVNDFAGVGRCWSFSIHSPMGEFPAHDAAVARAEAFLALLLTPQQGEEPQDDALDEARIQRILSTDDIRALYEEEQAKVMEEAGLVSKQGSQACPATQTGAEPMGERMQQPMSRRALLPGLGGGVPA; translated from the coding sequence ATGGATGCCCAGTCGCTGATGCAACAACTGGAAACCACCTTTACAGCCATCCATAAAAACCAGATGCAGGGTATTCCCTTGCTCAACCCCATGATCCGTGTCGAGGCGGTGGGCTTTCAGCGCTGGCAGGTGGGTTGGTTGGGGGTGGTCATCACCCCGTGGTTAATGAATCTGGTCTATATTCCAGACGATGCCAGCGCGCTAGAGGCCGCCCCGCTAGGCGATAAGCAGGTACACCGTTTTCCCGAACGCAGCTATACCATGTTGGTCAACGACTTTGCAGGGGTGGGGCGCTGCTGGAGTTTCTCCATCCACTCGCCCATGGGGGAGTTTCCGGCCCATGATGCGGCGGTGGCGCGGGCCGAAGCCTTTTTGGCGCTGCTGCTTACCCCGCAACAAGGGGAAGAGCCGCAGGATGACGCGCTGGATGAAGCCCGTATTCAGCGCATTTTAAGCACCGACGATATTCGCGCTCTCTATGAAGAGGAGCAGGCCAAGGTGATGGAGGAGGCAGGCTTGGTGAGTAAACAGGGCAGCCAAGCCTGCCCCGCCACGCAAACCGGGGCCGAACCCATGGGCGAGCGCATGCAACAACCCATGAGTCGCCGGGCGCTCTTGCCCGGTTTGGGGGGTGGGGTGCCAGCATGA
- the hybA gene encoding hydrogenase 2 operon protein HybA has product MQRRAFLKAAVGSVAAVTCGGVAASAQARENLQPAPEAVGMLYDATLCVGCKACVSKCKEVNGLPPVQDGTNQTWDSARDLSGQTHNVIKVFKSGSGQNKDQLKDGYAFEKRSCMHCVDPGCVSACPVTAMRRNSLTGIVTHHADACIGCRTCMTGCPYNVPQFEYDKPFGQIQKCQMCNQAGVSRIDNGQMTGCAEVCPTGATLFGKRSDLLAEAKRRMALQPGTTYAYPRGDLANPSQPHEKAVPHYQPHVWGEKEAGGTNVLHISAIPFDKLGMPPLGERSYAAISEGVQHGLYRYMALPAVALAGLTAIVRRNTLAQGDESGMDTDIEHADKGGQS; this is encoded by the coding sequence ATGCAACGCAGAGCGTTTTTAAAGGCCGCAGTGGGTAGTGTCGCCGCCGTAACATGCGGTGGCGTGGCGGCATCGGCGCAAGCCCGTGAAAATTTGCAACCCGCCCCCGAAGCGGTGGGCATGCTCTACGATGCCACCCTCTGTGTGGGGTGTAAGGCGTGCGTGAGCAAGTGTAAAGAGGTCAATGGTCTGCCGCCGGTGCAGGATGGGACCAACCAAACCTGGGATTCTGCTCGTGATCTGTCGGGACAAACCCACAATGTTATCAAGGTGTTTAAATCGGGAAGTGGTCAAAACAAGGACCAACTCAAGGATGGTTACGCCTTTGAAAAGCGTAGCTGTATGCACTGCGTGGATCCTGGCTGCGTCTCCGCCTGTCCGGTAACGGCCATGCGCCGCAACAGCTTAACCGGGATTGTCACCCACCATGCTGATGCTTGCATTGGGTGCCGCACCTGCATGACCGGTTGCCCCTATAATGTGCCTCAATTTGAATATGATAAACCCTTTGGTCAGATTCAAAAATGCCAAATGTGCAATCAGGCTGGGGTATCGCGCATCGACAACGGGCAGATGACCGGCTGTGCGGAGGTGTGCCCCACTGGGGCCACGCTGTTTGGCAAGCGTAGCGATCTGCTGGCCGAAGCCAAACGGCGCATGGCCTTGCAGCCCGGTACAACCTATGCCTATCCCCGGGGTGATCTGGCCAACCCCAGCCAACCCCACGAAAAGGCGGTGCCTCACTATCAACCCCACGTGTGGGGTGAAAAAGAGGCGGGCGGGACCAATGTCCTGCACATCTCGGCCATTCCCTTTGACAAATTGGGCATGCCGCCGCTGGGTGAGCGCTCTTACGCCGCCATCTCCGAAGGGGTGCAGCATGGGCTCTATCGCTACATGGCACTGCCTGCGGTGGCCTTGGCTGGGTTAACCGCCATTGTGCGGCGCAATACCCTGGCCCAGGGGGATGAATCGGGCATGGACACCGATATTGAGCATGCAGATAAGGGGGGGCAATCATGA
- a CDS encoding HypC/HybG/HupF family hydrogenase formation chaperone, protein MCLGMPVQVVEERDFMALCQGPDGLVEVNMMLTGPQPVGQWVVNYLGSAREVLEEADALRILAAMAQLQAAVNGDPNANLDLFFEG, encoded by the coding sequence ATGTGCTTAGGCATGCCGGTGCAGGTGGTGGAGGAGCGGGATTTTATGGCGCTCTGCCAGGGTCCTGATGGGCTGGTGGAGGTCAATATGATGCTGACCGGGCCGCAACCTGTGGGGCAGTGGGTGGTGAACTATCTGGGTTCCGCCCGTGAGGTGTTGGAGGAGGCCGACGCCTTACGCATTCTGGCCGCTATGGCGCAGCTACAGGCCGCAGTCAATGGTGACCCTAATGCCAATTTGGATCTGTTTTTTGAAGGGTGA
- a CDS encoding nickel-dependent hydrogenase large subunit — MATRITVDPITRIEGHLRIDVEVDNGRVTKAWSSGQMWRGIEKILVGRDPLEAWTYTQRFCGVCTTVHAITSVRAVENALGMEVPVNAQLIRNIIQTAHAIQDHIVHFYHLSAVDWVDVVSALKADPRAAAQLAESLSDWSLNGVHEMTAVQNRLKKFVESGQLGPFATGFWGHPEMKLPPEVNLMAVAHYLQALEVQNYCNKIVAILGGKSPHIQNVAVGGVSNSISHDAPSVLNMERLMFIKGFMDKLEKFIHSVYMVDVPAVGAFYLDWTKVGGGVINYLSVPDCPQDSKGTIFDLPGGYIKGGDLSTFKPIKAHGDKYFQEGVAESSKHAWYHGDKTLHPWEGETEPNYNDFNEDGQYSWIKAPTFYGERAEVGPLANVLVSVAAGHEPAKRHLNTAINTLKSVGRLQDVPLEALNSTIGRHAARAVRCAVMMDTLKDQWHALVNNIGTGDLETFNPPTMPKGEVRGFGFHEAPRGALSHWVVIEKGKIKNYQAVVPSTWNAGPRAENGDPGPYEMSLLDTPVADPEKPLEVLRTVHSFDPCIACAIHMVDTEKREIVKVKAL, encoded by the coding sequence GTGGCGACTCGTATCACTGTCGATCCCATTACCCGAATTGAAGGCCACCTGCGTATTGATGTGGAGGTGGATAACGGGCGCGTGACCAAGGCGTGGTCTTCGGGCCAGATGTGGCGCGGTATTGAAAAAATTCTGGTGGGTCGTGACCCCCTGGAAGCGTGGACCTACACCCAGCGTTTTTGTGGGGTTTGCACCACGGTACACGCCATTACCTCGGTGCGTGCGGTGGAAAACGCGCTGGGTATGGAGGTGCCGGTTAATGCCCAGTTGATCCGTAATATTATCCAGACCGCCCATGCGATCCAGGATCATATTGTCCACTTTTATCACCTCTCGGCGGTGGATTGGGTGGATGTGGTCTCTGCACTCAAAGCGGACCCCCGGGCGGCGGCGCAATTGGCAGAATCCCTCTCCGATTGGTCCCTCAATGGTGTGCATGAGATGACGGCGGTGCAGAACCGTCTGAAAAAATTTGTGGAGAGCGGGCAGCTTGGCCCCTTTGCCACCGGCTTTTGGGGGCATCCCGAGATGAAGCTGCCGCCAGAGGTTAACCTAATGGCGGTAGCCCACTACCTGCAAGCGTTGGAAGTACAAAACTATTGCAATAAGATCGTGGCGATTCTTGGGGGTAAAAGTCCCCATATTCAAAATGTTGCCGTGGGTGGGGTGTCAAACTCCATCAGCCATGATGCGCCTTCGGTGCTCAACATGGAGCGCTTGATGTTTATTAAGGGCTTCATGGATAAGTTGGAGAAGTTTATCCATTCGGTCTACATGGTGGATGTGCCAGCGGTGGGGGCCTTCTATCTGGATTGGACCAAGGTTGGTGGTGGTGTGATCAACTATCTGTCGGTGCCCGACTGCCCGCAGGATAGCAAGGGCACGATCTTTGACCTGCCTGGTGGTTACATTAAAGGGGGGGATCTCTCCACCTTTAAACCCATCAAAGCCCATGGGGATAAATATTTTCAAGAGGGTGTGGCCGAAAGCTCTAAACACGCATGGTACCATGGGGACAAGACGCTGCATCCGTGGGAGGGCGAGACCGAGCCCAACTACAACGACTTTAACGAAGATGGCCAATACTCCTGGATTAAAGCCCCCACCTTCTACGGCGAGCGGGCCGAGGTTGGACCGCTGGCCAATGTGTTGGTGAGTGTGGCGGCGGGTCACGAGCCTGCCAAGCGCCACCTGAACACGGCCATCAACACCCTCAAGAGCGTGGGTAGATTGCAGGATGTGCCGTTGGAGGCTTTAAACTCCACCATTGGCCGCCATGCTGCTCGTGCGGTGCGCTGTGCGGTGATGATGGATACCCTGAAGGATCAGTGGCATGCCCTGGTAAACAACATTGGCACCGGTGATCTGGAGACCTTCAATCCCCCCACCATGCCCAAGGGTGAGGTGCGTGGTTTTGGTTTCCATGAGGCGCCTCGTGGGGCCTTATCCCACTGGGTGGTGATTGAAAAGGGTAAGATTAAAAACTATCAGGCGGTGGTTCCCTCTACCTGGAACGCCGGTCCCCGTGCTGAAAATGGCGATCCTGGCCCTTATGAGATGTCCTTGTTGGATACCCCAGTGGCCGATCCTGAAAAGCCGTTGGAGGTGTTGCGTACGGTGCACTCCTTTGATCCTTGTATCGCCTGTGCCATTCATATGGTGGATACCGAAAAGCGTGAAATTGTAAAGGTTAAAGCGCTCTAA
- a CDS encoding YkgJ family cysteine cluster protein: MSTEPHPTLASPDPMTPFDAAPNLALVAAQLCKGCGLCCSGSFFSYVTLHPHEQAHLTELGLPSYTQSNGEILFDHPCPRLKQGLCSIYAERPKQCQGYHCQLVKEIWMGTLTPQQGERIIMTAKQRHDWLIQQAKTLEGRPPGPLNLRTFLYQYYRHNKKRPLEPQERDFVRSSFEYLALIRRHFHETSILGKYAAWLQQLA, from the coding sequence ATGTCAACAGAGCCCCACCCCACCCTGGCAAGCCCTGACCCCATGACCCCCTTTGACGCGGCCCCCAACCTGGCGCTGGTGGCCGCGCAGCTCTGTAAAGGGTGCGGGCTTTGCTGTAGCGGCAGTTTTTTTAGCTATGTCACCCTACACCCCCATGAGCAGGCCCATTTAACCGAACTTGGCCTGCCCTCCTATACCCAGAGCAATGGGGAGATTCTCTTTGACCACCCCTGCCCACGTTTGAAACAGGGCTTGTGCAGCATCTATGCAGAGCGCCCCAAACAGTGCCAAGGCTATCACTGCCAGCTGGTGAAAGAGATCTGGATGGGCACCCTCACCCCCCAGCAGGGCGAACGCATTATTATGACCGCCAAGCAACGGCACGACTGGTTAATCCAACAGGCCAAAACGTTGGAGGGGCGCCCCCCGGGGCCGCTCAATCTGCGCACCTTTCTCTACCAATATTACCGTCATAACAAAAAACGCCCGCTGGAGCCCCAGGAGCGCGATTTTGTACGCAGCAGCTTTGAATATCTCGCCCTCATCCGCCGCCATTTTCATGAAACCAGCATCCTCGGCAAATATGCCGCATGGTTACAACAGTTGGCGTAA
- a CDS encoding nickel-dependent hydrogenase large subunit: MSLAGQLTIKVVLGAGIVNRVTIGSSRLLGVSRVLQGKGVDEALHLLPKLLVLCGKAQLLAGMQAVAAVQGQPLMAREGLLRQVAMESLKEHLWRILLSWPGYVGQTPQPQEVRCVALAQQALNEATEDGLELPPAGWLALGTLLSDYLLGEPVSDWLQRQQPAELARWAHAKQGLAAAMVDHLMYHNLAHAGENEVEALPPLPLLELATLMEDAGFLARPQWQGRCYESSSLTRTCSPLLSALKPLHGNGLLRRTVARLTELCRLFEALRQGDDGALLAALQPFSAAQDGMGVGAVEAARGRLLHRVSLEGQQISHYAILAPTEWNFHPQGVVAQGLAGLQGDRQAVLLQAHHVIESIDPCVGYALTVVEADEEELDG; the protein is encoded by the coding sequence ATGAGCTTGGCCGGGCAGTTAACCATCAAGGTGGTACTTGGTGCGGGCATTGTGAACCGGGTGACCATTGGCTCCTCACGGTTGCTGGGGGTCTCTCGTGTGTTGCAAGGCAAAGGGGTTGACGAGGCGTTGCATCTGCTGCCCAAACTGTTGGTGCTGTGTGGTAAGGCTCAACTGTTGGCTGGCATGCAGGCGGTGGCGGCTGTGCAAGGCCAGCCGCTGATGGCCCGCGAGGGGTTGTTGCGGCAGGTCGCCATGGAGAGTCTAAAAGAGCATCTCTGGCGCATTTTGCTGAGTTGGCCGGGTTATGTGGGGCAAACGCCGCAGCCCCAAGAGGTGCGTTGTGTGGCCTTAGCGCAACAGGCTTTGAACGAAGCGACAGAGGATGGTCTGGAGCTGCCCCCTGCAGGGTGGCTGGCGCTGGGGACGCTGTTGAGCGACTATCTGCTAGGGGAGCCTGTCAGCGACTGGTTGCAGCGGCAGCAGCCAGCGGAGTTGGCCCGTTGGGCCCATGCCAAACAAGGCTTGGCGGCGGCGATGGTGGACCACCTTATGTACCATAATTTGGCCCATGCGGGGGAGAACGAGGTAGAGGCGTTACCCCCTTTGCCGTTGCTGGAGCTGGCGACTTTGATGGAGGATGCTGGTTTTTTGGCTCGCCCCCAATGGCAGGGTCGTTGTTATGAAAGTTCGAGCTTAACCCGTACCTGCTCCCCTCTGTTAAGCGCATTAAAGCCCCTGCATGGCAATGGCTTGTTGCGCCGTACGGTGGCCCGCTTAACCGAACTATGCCGGTTGTTCGAGGCCCTGCGGCAGGGTGATGATGGCGCGTTATTAGCGGCGCTTCAGCCCTTTTCGGCGGCCCAGGATGGGATGGGTGTGGGTGCTGTGGAGGCTGCCCGTGGACGGTTGCTGCACCGTGTGAGCCTGGAGGGGCAACAGATAAGCCACTATGCCATTTTGGCCCCCACCGAGTGGAATTTTCATCCCCAAGGGGTGGTGGCTCAAGGTTTGGCTGGGTTGCAAGGGGATCGTCAAGCGGTACTGTTGCAGGCGCATCATGTGATCGAATCCATTGATCCTTGTGTGGGGTATGCCTTGACCGTGGTGGAGGCTGATGAGGAGGAGCTTGATGGTTGA
- a CDS encoding DNA alkylation repair protein, which produces MEAALHPVQDAALADMVMDERGVAGWAIMPMADYVAERGLHEGASALALLGAMTQRFSAEFAIRPFLQHDPQQSMAQLMLWARDENEHLRRLASEGSRPRLPWGMQLPALRADPTPLWPLLARLMDDPSAYVRRSVANNLNDIAKDHPQQVVDFLMPWRVGASQARLRLMQHACRTLIKQGHAGALALLGYAPPILQGVSLQLFTPQVTLGERLSFGVELQAQSEQNLILDYAIYHVKANGQRTAKVFKWKKLTLSAGQTVGMQRHHPIKVITTRRYYSGQHRLELLVNGQALAGAEFDLRVI; this is translated from the coding sequence TTGGAGGCCGCGCTGCACCCGGTGCAGGATGCCGCTTTGGCCGATATGGTGATGGATGAACGGGGTGTTGCAGGGTGGGCCATTATGCCCATGGCCGATTATGTGGCCGAGCGGGGGCTGCATGAAGGGGCGTCTGCGTTGGCTCTGCTGGGGGCGATGACACAACGCTTTTCAGCGGAGTTTGCCATACGCCCCTTTTTACAGCACGACCCCCAGCAGAGCATGGCGCAGCTTATGCTGTGGGCGAGGGATGAGAATGAACATCTGCGGCGCTTGGCCTCGGAGGGGAGTCGACCTCGGTTGCCGTGGGGTATGCAACTGCCCGCTTTGCGCGCGGACCCTACCCCGCTGTGGCCGCTGTTGGCGCGGTTGATGGATGATCCTTCAGCCTATGTGCGGCGTTCGGTTGCCAATAACTTAAACGACATTGCCAAGGATCATCCCCAGCAGGTGGTGGATTTTTTAATGCCGTGGCGAGTTGGTGCCAGCCAAGCGCGGCTACGGTTGATGCAACACGCCTGCCGTACCCTGATCAAGCAGGGGCATGCCGGGGCATTGGCCCTGTTGGGTTATGCGCCGCCAATCCTACAGGGGGTGTCGTTGCAGCTCTTTACCCCCCAAGTTACGCTGGGTGAGCGGCTCTCTTTTGGGGTGGAGCTACAGGCGCAGAGTGAGCAAAATTTGATTTTGGACTACGCCATTTACCATGTAAAAGCCAATGGGCAGCGCACCGCCAAGGTGTTTAAGTGGAAAAAACTCACCCTCTCTGCGGGTCAGACGGTGGGCATGCAGCGGCATCACCCCATCAAGGTGATCACCACCCGGCGTTACTATAGTGGGCAACATCGTTTAGAGTTGCTGGTCAATGGGCAAGCCTTGGCTGGGGCGGAGTTTGATCTGCGGGTGATCTAA
- a CDS encoding hydrogenase small subunit, translated as MAVTESDFLDLEQRLGVSRRAFLKFCAGVAASMGLGGNAGLAMAEAVVTAKKRPPVIWLHGQECTGPSETLLRSEQPSLETLILDLISLEYHQTLDAGAGHGVEARKRQSMEENKGKYVLVIEGSIPLADGGIYCKIGGQTMLEATKEAAEHAAAIIAFGSCASWGGVPSSGINPTGAVGAPAVITDKPVVTIPGCPPNPANFLGTVLYFVTYGKLPPLDAQGRPKWAYGRLIHENCYRRPHFDAGRFATQFGDEGHKQGWCLYKLGCKGPETYNNCPSLEFNNVGGGVWPVGVGHPCFGCSEGGVGFTKPLFSLADVKTHTAPNTFPAIDSRENTNAASALSAGLAGVGIGVAIGAGAMAAKKLGQQEHLSDDQG; from the coding sequence ATGGCAGTAACAGAGAGCGATTTTCTGGATTTGGAACAGCGACTGGGGGTTTCCCGTCGGGCCTTTTTAAAGTTTTGCGCGGGTGTCGCCGCCTCCATGGGACTCGGTGGAAATGCGGGTTTGGCCATGGCCGAGGCGGTGGTCACGGCCAAAAAGCGGCCCCCGGTGATCTGGCTGCATGGCCAAGAGTGTACCGGTCCTTCAGAGACGCTGCTGCGTTCGGAGCAGCCCAGTCTGGAAACCCTGATTTTAGATCTAATCTCCCTGGAGTATCACCAAACCCTGGATGCCGGGGCGGGTCATGGTGTGGAAGCGCGTAAACGGCAATCCATGGAGGAAAATAAGGGCAAGTATGTGTTGGTTATTGAGGGCTCCATTCCCCTGGCCGATGGCGGTATTTATTGCAAAATCGGCGGTCAAACCATGCTGGAGGCCACCAAAGAGGCTGCCGAGCATGCGGCGGCTATCATCGCTTTTGGTTCCTGTGCCAGTTGGGGTGGGGTGCCCTCATCGGGCATCAACCCCACCGGTGCGGTGGGGGCCCCGGCGGTGATTACCGATAAGCCAGTGGTGACCATTCCGGGCTGTCCCCCTAACCCAGCCAACTTTTTGGGTACGGTGCTCTATTTTGTCACCTACGGTAAGTTGCCCCCGCTGGATGCTCAAGGCCGCCCCAAATGGGCCTATGGCCGCCTGATTCATGAAAACTGTTACCGTCGTCCCCACTTTGATGCTGGTCGTTTTGCCACCCAGTTTGGCGATGAGGGGCATAAACAGGGGTGGTGCCTCTATAAGTTGGGCTGCAAAGGGCCAGAGACCTACAATAACTGCCCCAGCCTGGAGTTCAACAATGTGGGGGGTGGTGTGTGGCCGGTTGGGGTGGGGCATCCCTGCTTTGGTTGTTCCGAGGGTGGGGTGGGCTTTACCAAACCGCTCTTCTCGCTGGCCGATGTAAAAACCCATACCGCGCCCAACACCTTCCCAGCCATTGATTCGCGGGAAAACACCAACGCGGCAAGCGCGCTATCTGCCGGTTTGGCGGGGGTGGGCATCGGTGTGGCCATTGGCGCGGGTGCGATGGCGGCCAAAAAATTGGGCCAGCAAGAGCATCTCTCCGATGACCAGGGTTAA
- a CDS encoding sigma-54-dependent transcriptional regulator, with protein MVEQRPTILVVDDELRSLESLARILEEEFDVKTAQTVAQADAILQTEWVQVVLCDQRMPEITGVAYLKKLRDLYPDVIRMIISGYSDPEDIIHAVNEAGIYHYISKPWHPDSLLLTLSNATRLYALQRQNQALSVEVKMTPQRLDESMRRKREGLRQRFARNDGIVRSRGSCMDAVCQRLKKVSPYDVSVLLTGDSGTGKELAAKALHYSSLRWDKAFVVENCGALPDQLLESELFGYKKGAFTGAVEDRIGLFERADGGTLFLDEIGEISPAFQVKLLRVLQEGEIRPLGSSRTRKVDVRLIAATNRDLETEMLAGRFRPDLYYRLAAVTIYLPALKARPEDIPALAHALLEQAMESMGKQVRGFTEECMHCLQAYPWPGNVRELQNEIQHMLVMAEGDLLGADLLSARVLQGLPWQEQAQGEERWPLLGPLGGSLKERVELLEARIVRETLIRHRWNKSRAAKELGLSRVGLRSKLERYGLEQRSSQDAQAQA; from the coding sequence ATGGTTGAACAGCGACCGACCATTCTGGTGGTGGATGATGAGCTGCGTTCTCTGGAGTCGCTGGCGCGTATTCTGGAAGAAGAATTTGATGTTAAAACCGCCCAAACCGTTGCTCAAGCCGACGCCATTTTGCAGACCGAGTGGGTGCAGGTGGTGCTGTGTGATCAACGCATGCCGGAGATCACGGGGGTGGCCTATCTCAAAAAATTGAGGGACCTCTATCCCGACGTCATTCGTATGATTATATCCGGTTATAGTGATCCAGAGGATATCATCCACGCCGTTAACGAAGCGGGGATCTATCACTATATTTCCAAGCCGTGGCATCCCGACTCACTGCTGCTTACGTTGAGCAATGCCACCCGTCTGTATGCCCTGCAACGGCAAAACCAAGCGTTGTCGGTAGAGGTCAAAATGACCCCGCAGCGGTTGGATGAGAGCATGCGCCGTAAACGGGAAGGGTTGCGCCAGCGGTTTGCCCGCAATGATGGCATTGTGCGCAGCCGGGGCAGTTGTATGGATGCAGTGTGTCAGCGGCTAAAAAAGGTTTCACCTTATGATGTTTCGGTCTTATTGACCGGCGATTCTGGTACCGGTAAGGAGCTGGCGGCCAAGGCGTTGCACTACAGCAGTTTGCGCTGGGATAAGGCGTTTGTGGTGGAAAACTGTGGGGCGTTGCCGGATCAGTTGTTGGAAAGCGAGCTGTTTGGCTACAAAAAGGGGGCCTTTACTGGGGCGGTGGAGGATCGTATAGGGCTCTTTGAGCGGGCCGACGGGGGTACTTTGTTTTTGGATGAGATTGGGGAGATCTCACCGGCCTTTCAGGTTAAGTTGTTGCGGGTGTTGCAGGAGGGGGAGATTCGTCCCCTGGGCAGCAGCCGCACCCGCAAGGTGGATGTGCGGTTGATTGCGGCCACCAATCGGGATCTTGAGACAGAGATGCTGGCGGGGCGTTTTCGGCCTGATCTCTACTATCGGTTGGCGGCGGTGACCATCTATCTGCCCGCTTTAAAGGCGCGTCCCGAGGATATTCCGGCCTTGGCCCATGCGTTGTTGGAGCAGGCGATGGAGAGCATGGGCAAACAGGTGCGGGGCTTTACTGAGGAGTGCATGCACTGTTTACAGGCTTACCCCTGGCCCGGCAATGTGCGGGAGTTGCAAAATGAGATCCAGCATATGCTGGTGATGGCGGAGGGGGATCTGCTGGGGGCGGATCTGCTCTCTGCGCGGGTGTTGCAGGGGCTGCCGTGGCAGGAGCAGGCGCAAGGGGAGGAGAGATGGCCGTTGTTAGGGCCGTTAGGGGGCAGTTTAAAAGAGCGGGTCGAGCTGTTGGAGGCGCGTATTGTGCGGGAGACGCTGATCCGGCACCGTTGGAATAAGAGCCGGGCGGCCAAAGAGTTGGGGCTCTCCCGGGTGGGCTTGCGGAGTAAACTGGAGCGCTATGGTCTGGAGCAGCGCAGCAGCCAAGATGCGCAAGCCCAAGCGTAG
- the hybB gene encoding Ni/Fe-hydrogenase cytochrome b subunit has translation MSHYSSYQPIGTKLLTKSFLFLGVIAAIGIYFMAQRFIHGMGAVSNLNGGYPWGIWVVYDVVVGTALACGGYALAITIYVFNKGEYHPLIRPAILASLLGYALGGFGALFDMGRWWQFYNILLPWNWNFNSVMLEVGLCVFTYIMVLLIEFAPVPFEKAGKAHKLKSLNKVLFFFLALGVLLPTMHQSSLGSMLIVMGYKIDPLWQSLQLQPLLAILTAIIMGFSVVIFEASMSTVGLAQPAETPLLQKLAKAIVWLVSLYLLVRFGELLLRGKLGLLLHANLNTLMFLIETALFVVPLLILKDPLKRSSAKLLLIAGMGLLLAGSLYRFNAFLIGYNPGPGYSYFPSAPEIMVTLGVIAIEIMAYLTMVKIFPVLHRAKHA, from the coding sequence ATGAGCCACTACAGCTCTTATCAGCCGATAGGTACCAAACTGTTGACCAAATCCTTCCTCTTTCTCGGGGTGATTGCGGCCATTGGCATCTATTTTATGGCGCAACGTTTTATCCATGGAATGGGGGCGGTCTCTAACCTGAACGGGGGCTATCCCTGGGGTATCTGGGTGGTCTATGACGTGGTGGTGGGCACCGCCCTGGCGTGTGGGGGCTATGCGCTGGCAATTACCATCTATGTCTTTAACAAGGGGGAGTACCACCCCTTGATCCGGCCCGCCATTTTGGCTTCGCTGCTGGGTTATGCGCTGGGTGGTTTTGGGGCGCTGTTTGATATGGGCCGCTGGTGGCAGTTCTACAATATCCTGCTGCCGTGGAACTGGAACTTTAACTCGGTGATGCTCGAAGTGGGGTTGTGCGTCTTTACCTACATTATGGTGCTGCTCATCGAGTTTGCACCGGTACCGTTTGAAAAGGCGGGTAAAGCGCACAAGTTAAAGTCCCTTAACAAAGTGCTGTTCTTCTTCTTGGCGCTGGGGGTGCTGCTGCCCACCATGCACCAGTCCTCGCTGGGCTCCATGCTGATTGTGATGGGCTACAAGATTGATCCTCTGTGGCAGTCGCTCCAGTTGCAGCCGCTGTTGGCCATTCTAACCGCCATCATTATGGGCTTTTCGGTGGTGATCTTTGAAGCCTCCATGAGCACCGTCGGCTTGGCGCAACCCGCCGAAACCCCGCTGCTACAAAAATTGGCCAAGGCGATTGTGTGGCTGGTCTCGCTCTATCTGTTGGTGCGTTTTGGTGAACTGCTGCTGCGGGGTAAGTTGGGCCTGCTGCTGCACGCCAACCTGAATACGCTGATGTTTCTTATAGAAACCGCTCTGTTTGTGGTGCCGCTGCTGATCCTTAAAGATCCGCTCAAGCGCAGCAGCGCCAAACTGCTCCTTATCGCCGGTATGGGGCTGCTGTTGGCAGGCTCTCTCTATCGCTTTAACGCCTTTTTAATTGGCTATAACCCAGGTCCTGGATACAGCTATTTTCCATCGGCACCTGAGATTATGGTCACGCTGGGTGTGATCGCCATTGAGATTATGGCCTATCTGACTATGGTAAAAATCTTCCCCGTGCTGCACCGCGCCAAGCACGCCTGA